The nucleotide window TTCCGTTCTTTACCAAACAAAATCGGTTATTTATTAGGTATTCCTTCCAAGAAATTGGATATGATCATCTATTACGAAAGATACGTCGTGATCCAGCAAGGTATTGCTAAGAAAGCAGACGGTTCTGACTTCGATGACAAAGAATTCCTTACGGAAGAAGAATATCTGGATGTTCTGGAAACGCTTCCTGTAGAAAATCAATATCTTGATGATTCTGACCCGAACAAATTCCTTGCGAAAATGGGAGCAGAAGCGGTTGAAGAATTGTTGAAGAGAATCGACCTTGATTCTTTATCATTCGATCTAAGACACAAAGCGCACAACGAATCTTCTAAACAAAGAAGAACCGAGGCTCTTAAAAGATTAAATGTTGTAGAAGCATTGAGAGGTGCCAATACAAGAATGATCAACAAGCCTGAGTGGATGATCATGCGTGTACTTCCAGTTATACCACCAGAATTGAGACCATTGGTTCCATTGGATGGAGGACGTTTCGCAACTTCTGACTTGAATGACCTTTACAGAAGGGTGATCATCAGAAACAACCGTCTGAAGAGATTATTGGAAATCAAAGCTCCGGAAGTGATCTTGAGAAATGAGAAGCGTATGCTTCAGGAATCAGTAGATTCATTATTCGATAATACAAGAAAATCTTCTGCCGTAAAATCTGAATCAAACAGACCATTGAAATCCCTTTCTGACTCATTGAAAGGTAAGCAAGGTCGTTTCCGTCAGAACTTACTTGGTAAGAGGGTAGATTACTCCGCTCGTTCGGTAATTGTTGTAGGACCGAGTCTTCAACTTCACGAGTGTGGTATCCCGAAAGATATGGCTGCAGAGCTTTACAAACCGTTCATCATCAGAAAACTGATCGAGAGAGGAATTGTAAAAACTGTAAAATCAGCTAAAAGGATCATCGACAGAAAAGAGCCTGTAGTTTATGATATCTTGGAAGGTGTAATGAAAGGTCACCCTGTACTATTGAACAGAGCACCTACTTTGCACAGACTTGGTATCCAGGCATTCCAGCCGAAGATGATCGAAGGTAAAGCGATCCAGCTTCACCCATTGGTAACGACGGCTTTCAACGCCGATTTCGATGGGGATCAGATGGCGGTGCATTTACCTTTAGGTCCAGAAGCTATTTTGGAAGCGCAACTATTAATGTTGGGTTCTCAGAATATCCTTAACCCTGCAAATGGTTCTCCTATCACGGTACCATCTCAGGATATGGTTTTGGGTCTATATTTTATGACCAAACAATTGGATTCTACAGATGATATGAAAGTAAAAGGCGAAGGTCTTGCTTTCTATTCTCCAGAAGAAGTAGAGATCGCTTATGCTGAGGGACAAGTTTCTCTTAATGCAAAAGTAAGATGTCGTCTTCCAATCAAAGAGAATGGTGTCATTACAACGAAGTTATTCCCTACGACAGTTGGTAGAATTTTATTCAACCAGATCGTACCGAAAGCTTCTGGTTATATCGATGAGTTATTGACTAAGAAATCTCTTAGAAATGTAATTGGTCAGGTATTGGCAGACACAGATTTCCCAACTACGGTGAAGTTCTTGGATGATATGAAAGATCTTGGATATGCAAACGCATTCAAAGGTGGACTTTCATTCTCTCTAGGAGATATCGTGATCCCGGTTGAGAAAAAGAAAATGATCGCAACTTCTATCGAAACTGTAGATGAGATCAAGGCTAACTATAATATGGGTCTTATCACAGATACAGAGCGTTATAATCAGGTAATTGACGTTTGGACTAATACCAACGCCAGCCTTACCGAAATGATTATGAGCAGAATGAAAGTAGATCAAGGTGGATTCAACTCTGTATATATGATGCTTGATTCTGGTGCGAGGGGTTCTAAGGAACAGATCCGTCAGTTATCTGGTATGAGGGGATTGATGGCAAAACCACAAAAAGCAGGTTCTGTTGGTGCTGAGATTATTGAAAACCCGATTCTTGCAAACTTTAAAGAAGGTTTGTCGATTTTGGAATACTTTATCTCTACCCACGGTGCTCGTAAAGGTCTTGCGGATACCGCTCTTAAAACTGCCGATGCTGGTTATTTGACCAGAAGATTGGTGGATGTTGCACAGGATGTTATCATTACAGAACAAGACTGTGGAACACTTAGAGGTACAGAAATTACTGCACTTAAGAAAAACGATGATATCGTAGAAAAAATCGCTGAGAGAATTCTTGGTAGAGTTTCGCTTCACAATATCTATCACCCGGAAACGGATGAGATCTTGGCACAAGCGGACGAGTTGATCGTAGAAGCAGTGGCTAAGCAGATCGAGGAAGCTGGAATCGAAGCTGTAGAAGTTCGTTCTCCATTGACTTGTGAGGCTAAAAAAGGTATCTGTGCAAAATGTTATGGTCGTAACCTTGCAACAGGTAAAGGCATCCATATGGGAGAAGCTGTTGGTGTAATCGCTGCACAGTCTATTGGTGAGCCGGGAACTCAGTTGACATTGAGAACGTTCCACCAAGGTGGGGTTTCAAATAACATCTCAGAAAATCCAAGCATCGTTGCAAAACGTGATGGTATCGTTGAGATGGATGAGGTTAGAACTATTAAATCGGAAGGTGAAAATGGAGAGTCAGCAGATATCGTTGTTTCCCGTTCAACTGAATTCCGTTTGGTAGCTGACAACGAAGCTAGAACACCGATTATGATCGCTAACGTTCCTTATGGATCCGAGTTGTTTGTACAGCCAGGTGACAAAGTGAAAAAAGGAGATATGATTGCTAAGTGGGATGCTTATAACGCGGTAATCATTGCAGAGAACTCTGGTAAGGTAGAGTACGAGGATATTATCCAAGGTGTCTCTTTCGTATTGGAGATCGATGAGCAGACTGGTTTTGAAGAGAAAGTAATCTCTGAATCTAGAAATAAAAAAGCCGTTCCTACCCTTAGAGTTGTTGACTCCAAAGGTGTGGAGCAAAAAGGTTACAACTTACCGGTTGGAGCCCACATTATGGTAAACGATGGTGAGAAAATCAAGGCTGGTAAGGTCTTGATCAAGATCCCAAGAAAATCTGCGAAAGCAGGGGATATCACCGGAGGTCTTCCGAGAGTTACCGAGTTATTCGAAGCTAGAAATCCTTCCAACCCAGCGGTTGTTACAGAGATTGACGGTGTAGTTTCTTACGGTAAAATCAAAAGAGGTAACCGTGAGCTTATTGTGGAAGCTAAAACTGGAGAGATCAAGAAATATTTGGTTAAATTATCCAACCAGATCCTTGTTCAGGAAAATGACTTCGTGTATGCAGGAGGCGCACTTTCCGATGGTTCTGTGACGCCAGACGATATCTTGAAGATCAAAGGTCCAACTGCGGTTCAGGAATATTTGGTTAATGAAATTCAGGAGGTTTACCGTCTTCAAGGGGTGAAGATCGATGACAAGCACTTCGAGATCATTGTTCGTCAGATGATGACAAAAGTATCGATTGTGGATGGCGGAGATACGCAGTTCCTAGAAGGAGCTTTGGAACACAAATACGACTTCTTGCAAGAGAACAACAGAGTATTTGGTCTGAAAGTAGTAATGGAAGCGGGAGATTCTAAAGAATTCAAACCAGGACAGATGATCACAGCTAGAGAACTTAGAGATGAGAACTCGAAACTAAGACGTGAAGATCAGGCATTGGTTGAAGTAAGAGAAGCACTTCCTGCAACTGCAACTTCTGTACTACAAGGTATTACAAGAGCGGCACTTCAAACCAAATCATTTATGTCTGCAGCATCGTTCCAGGAAACGACTAAGGTTCTAAACGAAGCAGCAGTGTCTGGTAAGATCGACTTCCTGACAGGTCTTAAAGAAAATGTAATCGTAGGACACAGAATCCCTGCAGGTACAGGTCTTAAGGATTACCAAAATGTGATCGTAGGTTCTAGAAAAGAATTCGAGGACATTAACTAAAATTAATCAAAATGAAATTTGAGGTTTGGAATTATTTTTTATACTTTCACAACCTCAAATTTTAATAAAAAAAATAACAAAACAAAATGGACAATAATCAAAACCAAGATCCAAACAACATCAACATCAATCTAAACGAAATGGTAGCTGCAGGAGCATATTGCAACCTAGCATTGGTAAACCATTCTCCATCAGAATTCGTAGTGGATTTCATCCAATTGATGCCAGGTGTACAGCAAGCGAACGTGCGTTCAAGAGTAATTCTTGCGCCACTTCACGCAAAGAGAGTTTTAGCAGCATTGCAACAAAACATCACTAACTATGAGCAGCAATTCGGAGAGATCAAAGAATTGGAGCCTTTCGTAGTTGGAGGTAACAACGTACAAGCTTAAGATTTTTTTCTTAACATAAATAATCCCGTTTCGTTTTATTACGAGACGGGATTTTTTTATTTAATGATAAGAAGCGTAGTAAAATACTATGATAATTTTATAGCTTGTAACTTTTTCAAAATGTCATCAATATTTAAGTCTAAAACCATTCATTACTTGATAAGCAAATAAAATTATAGCACTTTACACATATATTAACTTCGAAAAAATATTTATAACAAAAAAGCGGATAGATTTTTAAGATCTATTCGCTTTATCATAGCCTATTTTATTTTCTCTAAGGTTTCCAAAATGTCCATTTCTGTCCGTTGAAGATAATCAAGCGATGCTCATCTGCTGTTAGTCCCTTTAGGAATGCCATCATTCCCGGAGAGGGATTTATGATAGCGGTATAACTGGAAACAATTGGTAAAACCAATGCTTTATCTGTAGAATCTAATACCAGGACACCGTCTGTCGTAGTATTAGCGTCACCTATAATGACTTTTGCATTATTTTGATCTGCTAATGGCAAAGCTTGTGGCGTCTTTACCGCTGTTTCGACATTGGATGAGTATCCCGATATTCCACTGAGATCTTTCCAACCGTTGTTTTCATTTTTAATTTTTACTTTGTACTCCGTGTTTGCAGAAACATCAAAGATGATGGTGCCGCCTTTTGAATTGTTCGCTCCTGTAGGTACCGTTTCAACGTAAGGAAGGATAATACCTTTGTTACCATCTGTACCAAATTCCAACAATACGGAGGTACTGGAAACATTGGCTGCCGAATTTGTAGCTCCTATTCTTACCTGGGAAAATGCCAGAGCCGAAAGAAATATGGTTAAAATAATTGCTGTTTTGTTCATGATTTTTTATGTTGTTTGAGAACTTAAGACTTTTAATACTCTGAAAGTTAGATTTCACTATTTAATGAAGAAGTACGCTGCAACCTTGAGTGTTGAAACATTTCCAGCCTTCTCCAGTGCCCGCGCCGGTGTAGATCTTAATACAACCTGCGCCTGCGTTCTCATCGGTATCGAAAACCATCATTCCCACAACCGGAATTGCGATAGTCGTTTCTGGATTGCTGTTTCTGGTGATCACGAAACCTTTGGTCTTGCTTTCCAATGCTGTGTATGCAGAGTTTCTGATTGTTGGCCAATCTCCAGCGTTTGCTCTTCCAAGAACTGTTATGCCATGTTTTACAGGGTAGAGTTGTCCTGGATCCAAAGTTGGGTCATCATAGCAATATCCGGGAATTGTTAATTTTCCATCTTCTACTTCCCCTCCGAAGGCAGAACCTGTTGGCAGTGTGATATCTGCAGCGTTTTTTGCAATTCTCAGTCGGTAATAAGTATCTCCTGCTGTTAATCCTGATAATCCTGTCCAGGTAAGCGAAACGCTTGTTGCACCATTTGGAACGGTCACTGTAGCAGATTCTGACGAATCAAAAATTCCGTTTTTGTTAAAATCTATCCAGCCTTTCAGTGTTGCGCTACCTCCTGTTGTATTGACTACAGGAACAACAGCGGTGTAAGAAGTGGATGATGTATACAAGGTTGTAATTGAGATGCTGTTTTCATCATTGATATTACTCAGATCATCGCCATTTGCACTCGTATTAGGACTTCCGTTAATTTCTAAATCTAATTTGTTCCCAATCATCAATGATGCAGTATTGGTTATGGCATCATATTGAGAAGCTCTATGCCTTGGACCATCGGATGTAAGGAATGTTTTATAAGTATCGGGCGCATCACCGAAATCAGATACTGCAAATGGGCTTATCGGAAATGCACAACTTGTTAAATCTCCACCACCTCCTGCAGGCGATATTGCACCGATAGAGGAGATGGTAAAGTCGCCATTCATTCTGAATAAGGTTGTATTGGTAGTGATGTACATTTCACCGGTCGGACTGAAAGCAATACCATTAGGACTA belongs to Chryseobacterium sp. KACC 21268 and includes:
- the rpoC gene encoding DNA-directed RNA polymerase subunit beta', which produces MSNKNKTSRFTKITIGLASPESILQESRGEVLKPETINYRTHKPERDGLFCEKIFGPVKDYECACGKYKRIRYKGIVCDRCGVEVTEKKVRRERIGHIGLVVPVAHIWYFRSLPNKIGYLLGIPSKKLDMIIYYERYVVIQQGIAKKADGSDFDDKEFLTEEEYLDVLETLPVENQYLDDSDPNKFLAKMGAEAVEELLKRIDLDSLSFDLRHKAHNESSKQRRTEALKRLNVVEALRGANTRMINKPEWMIMRVLPVIPPELRPLVPLDGGRFATSDLNDLYRRVIIRNNRLKRLLEIKAPEVILRNEKRMLQESVDSLFDNTRKSSAVKSESNRPLKSLSDSLKGKQGRFRQNLLGKRVDYSARSVIVVGPSLQLHECGIPKDMAAELYKPFIIRKLIERGIVKTVKSAKRIIDRKEPVVYDILEGVMKGHPVLLNRAPTLHRLGIQAFQPKMIEGKAIQLHPLVTTAFNADFDGDQMAVHLPLGPEAILEAQLLMLGSQNILNPANGSPITVPSQDMVLGLYFMTKQLDSTDDMKVKGEGLAFYSPEEVEIAYAEGQVSLNAKVRCRLPIKENGVITTKLFPTTVGRILFNQIVPKASGYIDELLTKKSLRNVIGQVLADTDFPTTVKFLDDMKDLGYANAFKGGLSFSLGDIVIPVEKKKMIATSIETVDEIKANYNMGLITDTERYNQVIDVWTNTNASLTEMIMSRMKVDQGGFNSVYMMLDSGARGSKEQIRQLSGMRGLMAKPQKAGSVGAEIIENPILANFKEGLSILEYFISTHGARKGLADTALKTADAGYLTRRLVDVAQDVIITEQDCGTLRGTEITALKKNDDIVEKIAERILGRVSLHNIYHPETDEILAQADELIVEAVAKQIEEAGIEAVEVRSPLTCEAKKGICAKCYGRNLATGKGIHMGEAVGVIAAQSIGEPGTQLTLRTFHQGGVSNNISENPSIVAKRDGIVEMDEVRTIKSEGENGESADIVVSRSTEFRLVADNEARTPIMIANVPYGSELFVQPGDKVKKGDMIAKWDAYNAVIIAENSGKVEYEDIIQGVSFVLEIDEQTGFEEKVISESRNKKAVPTLRVVDSKGVEQKGYNLPVGAHIMVNDGEKIKAGKVLIKIPRKSAKAGDITGGLPRVTELFEARNPSNPAVVTEIDGVVSYGKIKRGNRELIVEAKTGEIKKYLVKLSNQILVQENDFVYAGGALSDGSVTPDDILKIKGPTAVQEYLVNEIQEVYRLQGVKIDDKHFEIIVRQMMTKVSIVDGGDTQFLEGALEHKYDFLQENNRVFGLKVVMEAGDSKEFKPGQMITARELRDENSKLRREDQALVEVREALPATATSVLQGITRAALQTKSFMSAASFQETTKVLNEAAVSGKIDFLTGLKENVIVGHRIPAGTGLKDYQNVIVGSRKEFEDIN
- a CDS encoding DUF3467 domain-containing protein, which produces MDNNQNQDPNNININLNEMVAAGAYCNLALVNHSPSEFVVDFIQLMPGVQQANVRSRVILAPLHAKRVLAALQQNITNYEQQFGEIKELEPFVVGGNNVQA
- a CDS encoding GEVED domain-containing protein; protein product: MKKLKPTLGRVQHFIVIILLLISNLAFAQLRGLSAGISLKMTAGEENGQTQLVPFTAVTSDNFTTNSNVVKIAVDAFDCSGKIYSLAGATGEIKAFIDPATSGTLGTVVNTTAYPVKPASSANGANALGYSNLTNKFYYVQIQATSGNNTFVSYDPATNLYETLAGTTGTIYRGTVTTNGSGYYAITNGNVLKYYSITNNTWTTITSTYVDQNGASLTSLLASYGGGDIAMDGNGDLWILAGTGSSPTAYVFRAKSPVPTTNMGATPLVLEQIVKQDIGSSPNGIAFSPTGEMYITTNTTLFRMNGDFTISSIGAISPAGGGGDLTSCAFPISPFAVSDFGDAPDTYKTFLTSDGPRHRASQYDAITNTASLMIGNKLDLEINGSPNTSANGDDLSNINDENSISITTLYTSSTSYTAVVPVVNTTGGSATLKGWIDFNKNGIFDSSESATVTVPNGATSVSLTWTGLSGLTAGDTYYRLRIAKNAADITLPTGSAFGGEVEDGKLTIPGYCYDDPTLDPGQLYPVKHGITVLGRANAGDWPTIRNSAYTALESKTKGFVITRNSNPETTIAIPVVGMMVFDTDENAGAGCIKIYTGAGTGEGWKCFNTQGCSVLLH